In a single window of the Dreissena polymorpha isolate Duluth1 chromosome 3, UMN_Dpol_1.0, whole genome shotgun sequence genome:
- the LOC127874474 gene encoding uncharacterized protein LOC127874474, which produces MSEGRIDLTMSDTGRVSIHNSLYSRYSRNHVEGVSVEVCHIMTLLGYGEETRRRRVEKYRENDMLWNAQHLDSTFITAGSKAEGLTCWLESDHDLLFMPKGVLCVEAGIDLHTIPDEIEVYMMDTRAYPGHCRMLLERCDHTHLHFDNKVLCDDGNGNTLLSSGLLLDVLSKRKFNIGAPLERAGPSLPRLIGQEINIDLVFAVHCQCPGILQRWAQRSRHWPPPDVVQKVVSLGSVVTPIGFRGSEFKYFEWRICFNMGETELVNNLTETQAKVYVLLKMIVKEVLKPKKKEITSFVLKSLIFWQAERNATAMFKDRNLIQWLHDALGTLRTVISSTQLPYYMIPERNLMAACGLQEEQQRKWVADIADMMEEGPRVILRLPKIRRAIICHPEPLLWFSRKRLEMEMLRLEWMIRFEQSRRDANGECDFSDIILTEIQRRMNEIALVVCLRMFMEGGIVTLQNDIFSSLLM; this is translated from the exons ATGTCAGAAGGCAGGATTGATCTTACCATGTCAGACACAGGAAGAGTTTCAATACATAACAGCCTGTACAGCCGTTACTCTCGG AATCACGTCGAAGGTGTGTCCGTGGAAGTCTGCCATATAATGACCTTGCTGGGATACGGGGAGGAGACCAGACGGAGGCGTGTTGAAAAATACAGGGAAAATGATATGCTGTGGAACGCACAACACCTTGATTCAACTTTCATCACAGCTGGCAGCAAGGCCGAGGGGCTGACCTGCTGGTTGGAAAGCGACCATGACTTGCTGTTCATGCCAAAAGGTGTCCTCTGTGTGGAAGCTGGAATTGATCTACACACCATACCAGACGAAATAGAAGTGTACATGATGGATACACGTGCATACCCAGGACACTGTAGGATGTTACTGGAAAGATGCGATCACACACATTTACATTTTGATAATAAGGTTCTTTGTGATGACGGAAATGGAAACACTTTGCTGAGCAGCGGTTTATTGCTTGATGTACTTTCAAAACGTAAATTTAACATAGGAGCTCCACTTGAACGCGCGGGGCCCTCTTTACCGAGATTAATAGGACAAGAAATTAATATAGACCTAGTGTTTGCAGTACACTGTCAATGCCCCGGCATCCTGCAGAGATGGGCTCAACGATCTCGACATTGGCCGCCTCCAGATGTCGTGCAGAAGGTTGTATCATTGGGATCTGTTGTTACTCCCATAGGATTTAGAGGCAGTGAATTTAAATATTTCGAATGGAGGATTTGCTTTAATATGGGTGAAACGGAACTAGTTAATAATCTTACTGAAACTCAGGCAAAAGTGTATGTACTTCTAAAAATGATTGTAAAAGAAGTACTGAAACCAAAGAAAAAAGAAATAACATCTTTTGTGCTAAAAAGTTTAATATTTTGGCAGGCTGAAAGGAATGCAACTGCAATGTTTAAAGACAGGAATTTGATCCAATGGTTACATGACGCACTGGGAACACTCAGAACTGTAATATCCTCTACACAGCTGCCATACTACATGATTCCTGAGCGAAATCTAATGGCAGCGTGTGGATTGCAGGAGGAACAGCAGCGTAAATGGGTGGCAGATATCGCGGACATGATGGAGGAAGGACCCAGGGTAATACTTAGATTGCCAAAGATACGACGGGCGATTATCTGTCACCCAGAGCCGCTGCTGTGGTTCAGCAGGAAAAGGCTTGAGATGGAGATGCTAAGGCTGGAGTGGATGATAAGATTCGAGCAGAGTCGTAGAGATGCGAACGGCGAGTGTGATTTCTCGGATATCATCCTGACGGAGATACAGAGACGAATGAACGAGATAGCTTTAGTGGTGTGTCTACGGATGTTTATGGAAGGCGGCATTGTCACATTGCAGAATGACATATTCAGCAGTCTGTTGATGTAA